A single Bacteroidales bacterium DNA region contains:
- a CDS encoding Zn-dependent hydrolase, giving the protein MKNIAPFVTLLVMILFSCSENKNESVDMNQTYYGSYFIMNNDNKMIENDINVIIQKDSIQLFENDSLILHQKFQINKQNNDTIQLNIPQQPFEIKYIKSNHSLIVKGYNNNNFTLLTYSDLMKKKVDEYAVVKLTANISHLSEKDKALLNKLFDIAPIMDELFWEQVCPQKDSLLNSISDENAKRFFIINYGPYEHLRNNKPFIDGVPPHSDRMTFYPQDMTVDEFEKWNNPDKTNWYTIIRRNDKGELISIPYSEFYKEKLSKAAQMLDEAATLSENKLFANYLKEKAQSFRTNNYFPSDMAWMDLKDNTLDFVIGPTESYNDGLFGYKTSFESFILLKDIEWSKKLAHFVELLPQIQSNLPVDEAYKQEKPAKNNDLGVYEALYYAGDCNAGSKTIAINLPNDKKVNELKGSRKLQLKNIMQAKFEHILKPIAQQVIDESQLTNINFDAFFENVMFHEVAHGLGISKTIKDKKLVTDILKDTHTSLEEAKADIVGLYIVTWLYDHKQITEHALLDNYVTFLAGIFRSVRFGASSAHGKANMIEFNYLNEKGAFVFNEQKGKYTVQLNKMREAVASLANLILTTQGNGDYIGAKEILKNMAVVKPQLQNSLSKIAAAGIPRDIVFEQGKHLLGLQ; this is encoded by the coding sequence ATGAAAAATATTGCACCTTTCGTTACTTTATTAGTAATGATACTATTTTCGTGTTCAGAAAATAAAAATGAATCGGTTGATATGAACCAAACATATTACGGTAGCTACTTTATCATGAATAATGATAATAAAATGATTGAAAATGATATAAATGTTATTATTCAAAAAGATAGCATCCAACTTTTTGAAAACGATTCTTTAATTCTTCATCAAAAATTCCAAATAAATAAACAAAACAACGATACTATTCAACTGAATATACCTCAACAGCCATTTGAAATAAAATATATAAAATCGAACCATAGTTTAATTGTAAAAGGATACAACAACAATAATTTTACTCTTTTAACTTATTCTGACCTTATGAAGAAAAAAGTTGATGAGTATGCTGTAGTAAAGTTGACAGCCAATATTAGCCATTTAAGTGAAAAAGACAAAGCATTACTCAACAAACTTTTTGATATCGCCCCCATAATGGACGAATTATTTTGGGAACAAGTTTGTCCACAAAAAGACAGTTTATTAAACTCCATTTCTGACGAAAATGCTAAACGCTTTTTTATTATCAATTATGGGCCATACGAACATCTTCGAAATAATAAACCATTTATAGATGGTGTTCCTCCACATTCAGACAGAATGACTTTCTATCCACAAGATATGACCGTAGATGAATTTGAAAAATGGAATAATCCCGATAAAACAAACTGGTACACTATTATTCGCAGAAACGACAAAGGCGAACTCATAAGCATACCTTATTCTGAATTTTATAAAGAAAAATTAAGCAAAGCAGCACAAATGCTAGATGAAGCTGCAACACTTTCTGAGAATAAATTATTTGCTAATTACTTAAAAGAAAAAGCCCAATCGTTCCGCACCAACAACTACTTTCCAAGTGATATGGCATGGATGGATTTAAAAGATAATACACTCGATTTTGTTATTGGTCCTACCGAAAGCTATAACGATGGATTGTTTGGTTATAAAACATCTTTCGAATCGTTTATACTTCTAAAAGATATAGAATGGAGTAAAAAGCTTGCTCATTTTGTTGAATTATTACCTCAAATTCAGTCAAATCTTCCTGTTGATGAAGCTTACAAACAAGAAAAACCAGCAAAGAACAACGATTTAGGTGTATATGAAGCATTGTATTACGCTGGCGATTGTAATGCCGGTAGTAAAACTATAGCCATAAATCTCCCAAACGACAAAAAAGTAAACGAATTGAAAGGCAGCCGAAAACTTCAACTAAAAAATATCATGCAAGCAAAGTTTGAACATATACTAAAACCTATTGCACAACAAGTTATTGACGAAAGTCAATTAACTAATATTAATTTTGACGCTTTTTTTGAAAATGTAATGTTTCACGAAGTTGCTCACGGCTTAGGTATTAGTAAAACCATAAAAGATAAAAAATTAGTTACCGATATTTTAAAAGACACCCATACATCACTCGAAGAAGCAAAGGCCGATATTGTTGGTTTATATATTGTAACATGGTTATACGACCATAAGCAAATAACCGAACATGCATTATTAGATAACTATGTTACCTTTTTAGCCGGCATTTTCCGTTCAGTTCGTTTTGGTGCATCGAGCGCCCATGGAAAAGCCAATATGATTGAATTTAATTATTTAAACGAAAAAGGTGCCTTTGTTTTTAATGAACAAAAAGGGAAATACACCGTTCAACTAAATAAAATGCGTGAAGCTGTGGCTAGCTTAGCTAATTTAATTCTCACCACTCAAGGCAATGGCGATTACATAGGTGCAAAAGAAATTCTAAAAAATATGGCAGTTGTAAAACCACAATTACAAAATAGTTTGTCTAAAATAGCAGCAGCTGGTATTCCACGTGATATTGTCTTTGAACAAGGTAAACATTTGCTTGGATTACAATAA
- a CDS encoding Zn-dependent hydrolase, translated as MKKIKVLLVVGMVSITMFFSCTNTTTENNSISTDTVSKPKLTIKDRLNQYATFPLVVDLSSYSEQEKEMLSYLIDACKIIDEIFWRQAYGDKDTLFKKIKTEEEKEFCIINYGPWDRINDNEPFIEGVGKKPLGAGFYPPDIKYFPFIDMKFEDKLSMYTVIKRAEDGSLYTEPYHVAYKDLLTKAADYLKKAAQKSPDKAFANYLNKRAESLLTDDYYSSDILWVDLNSKYDLEIGPYEFEEDKFINTKAAYEAYLMIKDIEWSKKFESYSSHLPEIKNSFSIPEDYKKQIVLANTNIGVFDAIYYAGWPNAGPKQISTNRPKDGRILMEKGSRKLQFKNSMKAKFDKILKPIADVIIAKEQRTNVKFEGFFINNVTYEIADAIMVKTTVNGKGPVKDALKDYFPTINSLKADILNMYILSKLQEMKVITDATLEDNYVIFVANIIRSVRFGAAFAQGSSNIIAFNMLYKMKAFERDDATGTYKVNLEKMKEVIGKISKDILTVLAEGDYPTAKSWIEIYGTMSPELQKDIEKISKSGIPIDIKFEQGKEVLGLK; from the coding sequence ATGAAAAAGATAAAAGTATTATTAGTAGTCGGGATGGTTTCAATTACCATGTTTTTTTCGTGCACAAATACAACTACTGAAAACAATAGCATTTCAACCGATACTGTTAGTAAGCCTAAACTTACTATTAAAGATCGTTTAAATCAGTATGCAACTTTCCCACTTGTAGTAGATTTAAGTTCATATAGTGAGCAAGAAAAAGAAATGCTTAGTTATTTAATAGATGCTTGTAAAATTATAGATGAAATTTTCTGGCGTCAAGCCTACGGCGATAAAGACACATTGTTTAAAAAAATTAAGACTGAAGAAGAAAAAGAATTCTGCATAATAAACTATGGACCATGGGATAGAATTAACGACAACGAACCTTTTATTGAAGGAGTTGGCAAAAAACCTTTAGGAGCAGGTTTTTATCCTCCCGATATTAAATACTTCCCATTTATCGATATGAAATTTGAAGATAAATTAAGTATGTACACCGTAATAAAACGTGCTGAAGATGGCTCATTATATACCGAGCCTTATCATGTAGCATACAAAGATTTACTTACAAAAGCCGCCGATTATTTAAAGAAAGCTGCACAAAAATCACCCGATAAAGCTTTTGCAAATTATTTAAATAAACGAGCCGAAAGTTTACTTACCGATGATTATTATTCAAGCGATATTTTGTGGGTTGATTTAAATTCAAAATACGATTTAGAAATAGGTCCCTATGAATTTGAAGAAGATAAATTTATTAATACCAAAGCTGCCTACGAAGCCTATTTAATGATAAAAGATATTGAATGGAGTAAAAAATTTGAATCCTATTCATCGCATCTGCCCGAAATTAAAAACAGTTTTTCTATTCCAGAAGACTATAAAAAACAAATTGTTTTAGCCAATACCAATATTGGTGTTTTTGATGCTATATACTATGCAGGATGGCCCAATGCCGGTCCTAAACAAATATCAACCAATCGCCCTAAAGATGGCAGAATTTTAATGGAAAAAGGTAGTCGAAAGCTACAGTTCAAAAACAGTATGAAAGCAAAATTTGATAAAATATTAAAGCCCATAGCCGATGTTATTATAGCAAAAGAACAACGTACTAATGTTAAATTTGAAGGTTTTTTTATTAACAATGTAACCTACGAAATTGCCGACGCTATAATGGTTAAAACAACTGTAAATGGCAAAGGTCCTGTGAAAGATGCACTAAAAGATTACTTCCCTACCATAAATTCATTAAAAGCCGATATACTTAATATGTACATACTTTCAAAACTACAAGAGATGAAAGTTATAACAGATGCTACCTTAGAAGATAATTATGTTATTTTTGTTGCCAATATAATACGTTCTGTTCGTTTTGGTGCTGCATTTGCTCAAGGTTCTTCAAACATCATTGCATTTAATATGTTATATAAAATGAAAGCTTTTGAACGCGATGATGCAACAGGTACATACAAAGTAAATTTAGAAAAAATGAAAGAAGTTATTGGCAAAATTTCAAAAGATATTCTTACCGTTCTTGCCGAAGGCGACTACCCCACTGCCAAATCTTGGATTGAAATTTATGGCACCATGTCGCCCGAACTTCAAAAAGATATTGAAAAAATCAGCAAATCTGGAATACCTATCGATATTAAATTTGAACAAGGTAAAGAAGTTTTAGGTCTAAAATAA
- a CDS encoding proline--tRNA ligase, which produces MAKVLTPKEQDYAQWYNDLVLKADLAENSSVRGCMVIKPYGYSIWEKIQQTLDKMFKETGHVNAYFPLFIPKSFFSKEASHVEGFAKECAVITHYRLKNDPKGKGVIVDEGAKLEEELIVRPTSETIIWNTYRNWIQSYRDLPLLINQWANVVRWEMRTRLFLRTAEFLWQEGHTAHATKEEAMAEAQQMINVYSKFAEETLAIPVIKGAKSENERFAGALETFTIEAMMQDGKALQAGTSHFLGQNFAKAFDVKFLSSEGKQEYVWATSWGVSTRLIGAVIMAHSDNNGLVLPPKIAPLQVVIVPIYKSDEERTKVCQEGEKIFNEIKAAGISVKFDDRDTHKPGWKFAEYELKGVPIRIAIGPKDIENNTIEVARRDTLEKSIVNRNELLNHITSLIEEIQKNIYQKALTFRNEHTYQVDTYEELKSKIENGGFFMVHWDGTKESEKVLNEELKATIRCIPFDSIKENGKCIISGKPSTQRVLVAKAY; this is translated from the coding sequence ATGGCAAAAGTTTTAACTCCCAAAGAACAAGATTATGCTCAATGGTACAACGATTTGGTACTAAAAGCAGACTTAGCAGAAAATTCGTCGGTACGTGGTTGTATGGTTATCAAACCCTATGGATATTCGATATGGGAAAAAATACAACAAACATTAGATAAAATGTTTAAAGAAACAGGACATGTAAATGCCTATTTTCCACTATTTATTCCGAAATCTTTTTTTAGTAAAGAAGCCAGCCACGTAGAAGGTTTCGCAAAAGAATGCGCAGTTATAACCCATTATAGATTAAAAAACGATCCTAAAGGCAAAGGTGTAATTGTAGACGAAGGAGCTAAACTCGAAGAAGAGCTAATTGTTCGTCCTACATCTGAAACCATTATTTGGAATACTTATAGAAACTGGATACAATCATACAGAGACCTTCCATTACTTATAAACCAATGGGCGAATGTAGTTCGCTGGGAGATGCGAACACGTCTTTTTTTGAGAACAGCTGAATTTTTATGGCAAGAAGGGCATACGGCTCATGCCACAAAAGAAGAAGCCATGGCAGAAGCTCAACAAATGATAAATGTTTATTCAAAATTTGCAGAAGAAACGCTGGCAATACCCGTAATAAAAGGAGCTAAATCTGAGAATGAACGATTTGCTGGCGCACTCGAAACCTTTACAATTGAAGCAATGATGCAAGACGGCAAAGCCCTCCAAGCGGGCACATCACATTTTCTGGGACAAAATTTTGCCAAAGCGTTTGATGTTAAATTTCTTAGCTCTGAAGGCAAACAAGAATATGTTTGGGCAACCTCATGGGGTGTTTCGACTCGACTTATTGGAGCCGTGATTATGGCCCATAGCGACAACAATGGTCTTGTTTTGCCACCTAAAATTGCTCCTCTCCAAGTCGTCATTGTACCCATATATAAAAGTGATGAAGAACGCACTAAAGTTTGTCAAGAAGGCGAAAAAATTTTTAATGAAATTAAAGCTGCAGGAATTTCGGTAAAATTTGATGATAGAGATACCCACAAGCCAGGATGGAAATTTGCCGAATATGAATTAAAAGGAGTTCCTATAAGAATTGCCATAGGACCTAAAGATATTGAAAACAATACTATAGAAGTAGCTAGAAGAGACACCTTAGAGAAAAGTATTGTGAACAGAAATGAATTATTAAACCATATTACTTCACTCATCGAAGAAATTCAAAAAAATATCTACCAAAAAGCTCTAACTTTTAGAAATGAACATACCTACCAAGTTGATACATATGAAGAATTAAAATCAAAAATTGAAAATGGAGGCTTTTTTATGGTTCACTGGGACGGCACAAAAGAAAGCGAAAAAGTATTAAACGAAGAGCTAAAGGCAACTATTCGTTGTATTCCTTTTGATTCTATAAAAGAAAATGGCAAATGCATTATTTCAGGAAAACCCTCTACTCAAAGAGTATTAGTAGCTAAAGCCTACTAA
- a CDS encoding TonB-dependent receptor, which yields MKLIVSIIFILFNIVVLAQPYLLKGKITNKDYQALDNVNIFIKETPNVGTSTDIKGNFELKIKDAGTYTLKFSHLEYIDTTIIVNIPNITFLRLILQEKIENLPQLTVNANQNKENNIEKLNPKLVNIIPDASGGIEATLKTMPGVSKTNELSSQYSVRGGNFDENLVYVNQIEVYRPTLIRSGQQEGLSFVNPDMVSNIYFSAGGFDAKYGDKMSSVLDIQYKKPIQHGAHFTASLLGTSFTLENSSKNHRFTHISGFRYKTSQYLLNSLDTKGDYKPRFFDYQTYITYDINENNELSFLGNIAQNHYRFIPQTRETSFGTIDEALKLKIYFDGQESDKYTTSLGAISLTSRPSEKTKLSYTISVYYTDEQERYDILGQYFLNELDKQLGSNSMGDSLMNIGVGTFLNHARNYLTSTILSLQHTGSQKLDDNKIIIWGINGQHEKTNDNLHEWVMIDSAGYSIPYTDSIVGIYSLIYGKNQLQQTKASAFAQYSNKINFDSTSLSYTFGIRTTYSSYSDQILLSPRASFIFHPNWRRNINFKFSTGYYYQPLSYKEVRLINGAINYHLIAQQSIHFVLGSDYNFTAWNRSFRYISELFYKRYNHLIPYQIENVRIQYLGHNNAIGYAVGLDMKVNGEFVPGVESWVSLSLLKTQEDIIDDFYYKNIDGQFTRVEPGYIPRPTDQLINLGLFFQDYLPMDPTYTMQLSLLFGSGLPFGPPKSERYEATYRMPPYRRVDIGFSKILKSPEQEINYGILKYFDKLWIGLEVFNLLDIDNTISYQWVSDIRGHEYAVPNYLSSRRLNIKIIASF from the coding sequence ATGAAGCTTATTGTAAGCATTATTTTTATTTTATTTAATATCGTTGTACTTGCCCAACCATATTTACTTAAAGGAAAAATAACAAACAAAGATTACCAAGCACTCGATAATGTAAACATATTTATAAAAGAAACACCTAATGTAGGTACTAGCACTGACATAAAAGGTAATTTTGAACTTAAAATTAAAGATGCAGGCACCTATACATTAAAATTTTCACACTTAGAATATATAGATACCACCATTATAGTTAACATTCCTAATATTACTTTTTTAAGATTAATTTTACAAGAAAAAATAGAAAATTTGCCACAGCTCACCGTTAATGCAAATCAAAACAAAGAAAACAATATCGAAAAATTAAATCCTAAATTAGTAAACATTATACCCGACGCTTCAGGTGGTATTGAAGCTACACTAAAAACGATGCCAGGTGTTAGCAAAACCAATGAACTAAGTTCGCAATATTCGGTTAGAGGTGGTAATTTCGACGAGAACCTCGTTTATGTTAACCAAATAGAAGTATATCGTCCAACTCTTATTCGTAGCGGTCAACAAGAGGGTTTAAGTTTTGTAAACCCCGATATGGTATCAAATATCTACTTCTCAGCTGGTGGTTTCGATGCTAAATATGGTGATAAAATGTCTTCGGTACTTGATATTCAATACAAAAAGCCCATTCAACACGGGGCACATTTTACTGCTAGCCTATTAGGCACATCATTTACTCTGGAAAACAGCAGTAAAAACCATCGTTTCACTCATATTAGCGGGTTTCGTTATAAAACTTCGCAATATTTATTAAATTCTCTTGACACAAAAGGCGATTATAAGCCACGTTTTTTTGACTATCAAACATATATTACCTACGACATAAACGAAAACAACGAATTAAGCTTTTTAGGCAACATTGCACAAAACCATTATCGCTTTATTCCACAAACCCGCGAAACCTCGTTTGGTACAATCGACGAAGCATTAAAATTAAAAATCTATTTTGATGGCCAAGAAAGCGATAAATACACTACTTCGCTGGGAGCCATTTCGTTAACTTCACGCCCATCGGAAAAAACAAAGTTATCATATACAATTTCTGTCTATTATACAGACGAACAAGAACGATACGATATACTAGGACAATATTTTTTAAATGAGCTCGACAAACAACTAGGCTCTAATTCTATGGGCGATAGTTTGATGAATATTGGAGTTGGTACTTTTTTAAATCATGCACGAAATTATTTAACATCAACTATTTTATCGCTTCAACATACAGGTTCTCAAAAGTTAGATGACAATAAAATAATTATATGGGGAATTAATGGACAACATGAAAAAACAAACGATAATTTACATGAATGGGTAATGATAGACTCAGCAGGGTACTCTATTCCTTATACCGACTCTATTGTGGGCATTTACTCATTAATTTACGGGAAAAACCAACTTCAGCAAACAAAAGCTTCAGCTTTTGCACAATATTCAAATAAAATTAATTTCGACAGCACGTCTTTATCTTATACCTTTGGCATTAGAACAACCTACTCCAGTTATTCTGATCAAATTTTATTAAGTCCAAGAGCATCGTTTATATTTCATCCCAACTGGCGAAGAAACATAAATTTTAAATTTTCTACAGGATATTATTATCAACCACTTTCGTATAAGGAAGTTCGTTTAATCAATGGTGCTATAAATTATCATTTAATTGCACAACAAAGTATTCATTTTGTTTTAGGTAGCGACTATAATTTTACAGCTTGGAATCGTTCATTTCGTTATATCAGCGAATTGTTTTACAAACGATACAATCATTTAATTCCTTACCAAATCGAAAATGTACGAATTCAGTATTTAGGTCATAATAATGCGATTGGTTATGCTGTTGGCTTAGACATGAAAGTAAATGGTGAATTTGTTCCGGGTGTAGAATCGTGGGTTAGTTTATCCTTATTAAAAACCCAAGAAGATATTATAGACGATTTTTATTACAAAAATATCGATGGTCAATTTACACGCGTTGAACCCGGTTATATTCCTAGACCAACGGATCAACTCATCAATTTAGGTTTGTTTTTTCAAGATTACTTACCCATGGACCCTACTTATACCATGCAACTTAGTTTATTATTCGGCAGTGGGCTCCCTTTTGGACCTCCCAAATCTGAACGCTACGAAGCAACCTACCGTATGCCCCCTTATCGACGAGTAGATATTGGATTTTCAAAAATTTTAAAATCCCCAGAACAAGAAATAAATTATGGCATCCTAAAATATTTTGATAAACTCTGGATTGGTTTAGAGGTTTTTAATTTACTCGATATTGACAATACCATTTCTTATCAATGGGTTAGCGATATCAGAGGGCACGAATACGCGGTCCCCAATTATTTATCATCTCGACGTTTAAATATAAAGATAATTGCATCTTTTTAA
- a CDS encoding bifunctional riboflavin kinase/FAD synthetase produces MKIIQSSDNIFLDCSVVTVGTFDGVHSGHRAVLEYCKQLSKSNNCQAVVYTFFPHPRKVLGKGEFKNINSQAEKIYLLEKYGIEYVFIQEFSKEFAQKTAQEFIEEHLLKQLSLKDLVIGYDHQFGKDREGSFDVLKQLALKYHFNLHRIDALQINTITISSTKIRNALENGNLYEANKMLGYPYIYMAKVIDGLKIGRKLGFPTANLDISESEKIIPMPGVYAVWVDINGHFYKGVLNIGYRPTLNISQKQLSMEVHIIDFNDNLYDKVITVFFMERLRDDIKFDSLDTLKKHIEKDIKHALRLFEQHTIWENIKSNLFHCLD; encoded by the coding sequence GTGAAGATTATTCAATCTAGCGATAATATTTTTCTCGATTGTTCAGTAGTAACGGTAGGAACTTTCGATGGAGTTCATTCTGGGCATAGAGCGGTTTTAGAATATTGTAAACAATTATCAAAAAGTAATAATTGCCAGGCCGTTGTATATACGTTTTTTCCACATCCAAGAAAAGTGCTTGGCAAAGGCGAGTTTAAAAATATAAATAGTCAGGCCGAAAAAATATATTTACTCGAAAAATACGGAATAGAATATGTTTTTATTCAAGAGTTTAGTAAAGAATTTGCTCAAAAAACAGCTCAAGAGTTTATTGAAGAACATTTGCTAAAACAATTATCATTGAAAGACCTTGTAATTGGATACGATCATCAGTTCGGTAAAGACAGAGAAGGTAGTTTTGATGTTTTAAAACAATTAGCATTGAAATACCATTTTAACTTACATCGTATAGATGCTTTACAAATCAATACAATTACTATTAGTTCAACTAAAATCAGAAATGCACTCGAAAATGGAAATTTATACGAAGCAAATAAAATGTTAGGCTATCCTTATATTTACATGGCTAAAGTTATCGATGGTTTAAAAATTGGACGAAAATTAGGTTTTCCAACGGCAAATTTAGATATTTCAGAGAGCGAAAAAATTATACCCATGCCTGGGGTATATGCAGTTTGGGTTGATATTAATGGTCATTTTTATAAAGGCGTATTAAATATTGGTTATCGCCCAACTTTAAATATTTCGCAAAAACAATTATCTATGGAAGTACATATTATTGATTTTAATGATAATTTATACGATAAAGTTATTACAGTTTTCTTTATGGAACGATTACGAGACGATATTAAATTCGATTCGCTCGATACTTTAAAAAAGCATATAGAAAAAGATATAAAACATGCACTTCGATTATTTGAACAACATACTATTTGGGAAAATATTAAAAGTAATTTGTTTCATTGTTTAGATTAA
- a CDS encoding outer membrane protein transport protein has translation MKKILVILFISISISMVAQNEVDALRYSQNYYMGTARFMSTGGAFSSLAADMSAISINPAVLGKYKGSEITISPYFALNRSSALYNNTTRDNFRYHFQRNIGFVLNHNNGQETDWKSVSFAFAYNRLNDFSRIVSIDGYNNQSSMTDYFAALANGKKVDELDGFNEGLAWDAYIIDPDTNGTNLYKTAFANYGEKQTKTINTKGGMGEYLFAISGNYKDQLFIGMSMGIQSVRYREFSYYSEKDDKDTIPSFNYFDFNKELKTTGSGFNFKFGMIYTPVHWFRLGLAMHTSTFFNLTDSYSSSIKSSFNDNLHGDGKEIKSKQGLFDYELTTPFKAIASIGFVVYNSTDEQKVPFVNVALEYEYVDYSMARLYSNSYGFDIENSVIEKAYRPVGNIRAGVELRLSDFLIRGGYSYYQSPYESNQVNANADKTIYSIGFGIKGDYSYFDLGFLYSTQKEKYYLYDPSIVTNNAVSLTNNNYGMIATLGFRF, from the coding sequence ATGAAAAAGATATTGGTAATTTTATTTATAAGCATATCAATTTCAATGGTGGCTCAAAATGAAGTTGATGCTTTGCGTTATTCGCAGAACTATTATATGGGTACAGCACGATTTATGTCGACAGGAGGGGCTTTTAGCTCATTAGCTGCTGATATGTCGGCTATATCTATAAATCCAGCAGTATTAGGTAAATATAAAGGCTCTGAAATTACAATATCACCCTATTTTGCTTTGAATCGATCCAGTGCCTTATATAATAATACCACAAGAGATAATTTCAGATATCATTTTCAAAGAAATATAGGTTTTGTTTTAAATCATAATAATGGTCAAGAAACAGATTGGAAGTCGGTTTCGTTTGCTTTTGCATACAATAGATTAAATGATTTTTCACGTATAGTAAGTATTGATGGGTATAATAATCAGTCTTCGATGACTGATTATTTTGCAGCTCTAGCAAATGGCAAGAAGGTAGATGAATTAGATGGATTTAACGAAGGATTAGCTTGGGATGCTTATATTATTGATCCGGATACTAACGGAACAAATTTATATAAAACAGCATTCGCAAATTATGGCGAAAAGCAAACAAAGACCATTAATACTAAAGGAGGAATGGGTGAGTATTTATTTGCTATTTCTGGAAATTATAAAGATCAACTGTTTATAGGTATGAGCATGGGTATTCAATCGGTTCGTTATCGAGAATTTTCATATTATTCAGAAAAGGACGATAAAGATACCATTCCATCATTCAATTATTTCGATTTCAATAAAGAACTAAAAACTACGGGCTCAGGCTTTAATTTTAAGTTTGGAATGATTTACACTCCTGTTCATTGGTTCCGTTTGGGATTAGCAATGCATACTTCCACATTCTTTAATTTGACAGATAGTTATAGTAGTTCAATCAAGTCATCATTTAATGATAATTTACATGGCGATGGAAAGGAAATTAAATCTAAACAAGGCTTGTTTGATTATGAATTGACAACACCTTTTAAAGCCATTGCGAGCATAGGATTTGTAGTTTATAATTCAACTGATGAACAAAAAGTGCCTTTTGTAAATGTAGCTTTAGAATATGAATATGTTGATTATTCAATGGCACGATTATATTCTAATTCTTATGGCTTTGATATTGAAAATAGTGTAATTGAAAAAGCATATAGACCAGTTGGAAATATTAGAGCTGGAGTAGAGTTACGTTTATCTGATTTTTTAATAAGGGGAGGGTATAGTTACTATCAAAGCCCCTATGAATCTAATCAAGTTAATGCCAATGCTGATAAAACAATATATTCAATAGGATTTGGTATAAAGGGAGATTATAGTTATTTTGATTTAGGATTTTTGTATTCTACGCAAAAAGAAAAATATTATTTATACGATCCATCCATTGTTACAAACAATGCTGTTTCATTAACTAATAACAATTATGGCATGATTGCCACTTTGGGTTTTAGATTTTAA
- the thiL gene encoding thiamine-phosphate kinase, protein MEKTPISKLGEFKLIEHLTKDTPHFHKETLKGIGDDAAVISVSKGKKILVTTDLLVEGIHFNLVYTPLKHLGYKAVAVNLSDIAAMNGTPKQITVSIAISSKFSVESLEELYAGIYAACNKYNVDLIGGDTTSSLTGMLISITAIGEASEDEIVYRNGAKIDDMICVSGDLGASYLGLQLLEREYKMFKDNPKVQPDFSGKDYLLQRQLKPEPRFDILKIFKEAGIKPNSMIDISDGLSSELNHICKQSNVGAKIYNHKIPIDAITALTAEEFNMSPETAALHGGEDYELLFTVSPEHLNKLLNIKDISILGQITEAHEGIKLKLQGGSEVDLAAKGWLAFGEP, encoded by the coding sequence ATGGAAAAAACTCCTATTTCTAAACTTGGCGAATTTAAATTGATTGAACATCTTACAAAAGACACACCCCATTTTCATAAAGAGACCCTAAAAGGCATTGGCGACGATGCTGCTGTAATTTCGGTATCAAAAGGGAAAAAAATATTAGTTACTACTGATTTATTAGTAGAGGGCATTCATTTTAATTTAGTATATACTCCATTAAAACACTTAGGCTATAAAGCTGTTGCGGTTAATTTATCTGATATTGCTGCCATGAATGGTACTCCTAAGCAAATAACAGTATCGATAGCCATATCTTCTAAATTTTCAGTTGAATCTTTAGAAGAGCTATATGCTGGTATTTATGCTGCTTGTAATAAATATAATGTAGACCTGATTGGAGGCGATACTACTAGCAGCCTAACCGGCATGCTAATTTCGATAACTGCTATTGGTGAAGCATCAGAAGATGAAATTGTATATAGAAACGGAGCAAAAATAGATGATATGATATGTGTTTCTGGCGATTTAGGTGCCTCATATTTAGGACTACAATTACTCGAACGCGAATATAAAATGTTTAAAGATAATCCTAAGGTTCAGCCCGATTTTAGTGGAAAAGATTATTTATTACAACGACAATTAAAGCCAGAGCCGCGTTTTGATATTTTAAAAATATTCAAAGAAGCTGGAATTAAACCCAACTCAATGATAGACATTTCGGACGGTTTAAGCTCTGAATTAAATCATATATGCAAACAATCGAATGTGGGCGCTAAAATATATAATCATAAGATCCCTATCGATGCTATAACAGCTTTAACTGCTGAAGAATTTAATATGTCGCCTGAAACAGCAGCATTACACGGTGGCGAAGATTATGAATTGTTATTTACCGTTTCGCCCGAACATCTTAATAAACTTTTAAATATAAAAGACATTAGCATATTAGGTCAAATAACCGAAGCACATGAAGGCATAAAATTAAAACTGCAAGGTGGTAGTGAAGTAGATTTAGCTGCAAAAGGATGGTTAGCATTTGGTGAACCTTAA